The nucleotide sequence GCGAAGGGGGAAGATCCCCAAAACCAAAGGTCCCTAAAACGATCTTTGCCCGACCGCGTGAGGGGCACAGGACCTGGGCGGTCAATCGAAACGGCCGACGCCATTGGCAACGTCGGTCCGCGTCGAAATCAGATGGCGGGCCGAAGCCGCCGTGAATCGGAGAACGCTTACGGTTCGACCGTGGGGTCGCCCGCTTCCATACTTTTTTGGATCGCGTCGTAAACTTCGCGGCGGTGCACCGGCACCTCGCGGGGAGCCTCGATACCCAGGCGAACCTTATCGCCTCGGATCTCAACGACGACAATTTTGATGTCGTTGTTGATCACGATGCTCTCGTTTTTCTTTCGTGATAGAACCAACATTTCAACTCATTCCTTGTTACCCGGTCAATTCATTTACTCCGGTGATCGCTGTTGGGTTCGGAGGGAAAGAACTGGCAGAGCATCGTAAGACGAATCATCGAGCGGTGAATCCAAATGATGCTGGATCAGAGCCCGAACGTTCGCGGTCTGCGTGCAAAATCCTATTGAACACAGCGTCCTGTTCACTTCCACTCTACGACACGCAAGCAAAACGTCAAGCAAAACGGACTTGACAAACCCGGAAAAGTATCTCCACGGACCAGAATCCCCGCGATTTGTGCCCGATTCTTCGCTTGCCGCCGCGAAAATGGCGGATTTTTAATTTTTCGAACACGGTCCCCCTTCAGACAGGTCACCTGTGCCGCGATGGGGCTGCGGTTGCCCGCACTCTCGGTTCTTCCTGCCTGATCCATAGGGTCTCACGTCGACCCAAGATCATCGAAACTGAGACGAATTGGACCAGGGGGTGAGCGTTTTGGGGGGGGCTGGGAGAGCCAATTTCCGTTCTGCGGCCGAATGTCGCACGAATCGATTCCGGTTCCGCCGGCCGGCGAACAGAAGACCGTCGGGATCCGTCCTTTGTAAGAGAGAGCAACGCTGTGGTGATCGTGGGTGCTTCGTGCTCGGAGGGGGGGATTTTGGAACAGATTCGAACGGCGAGGATGCCGGACCGAAGGGTCAGCACAGGGTGCCCGAGCGATTTGTGTCGCTGAGAACGATTCTGATGGTCGTCGTGAATGTTCGGCCGTGACCACCGGTTGGATCACCAGACGGTGAGCACGATGGGCGTGACGGCGGAAACCGATCGGCTGTCGAACATTCAACAGCATGGAGCTTCGCGGAGCAGACGAGCCATCGCGAAACATTCGAATCAAACGAGCTTTCGTCGACCGGGTACGCTGGTCCGCGATCGGCACATCACCCTGACCCATCGAATCACCGCAGCCAAACAATCCATTCGCCGATAAATCTGGATCGTCATCATGGTTCATGCCGTCAATCCGCCCACCGATCCCAACCGTCATCCGCGATCCGGGCGACGCGATCTGATCGGCGCGTCGCGAATCTTTACGCCCGAACAAGCCAACCGAACGCTGCCATTGGTCCGTCAAATTGTCCAGGACGTGATGCAACTGCGTCTTGAAATTGCTGCGTTGAATCAACAACTGGCTGGCTTGAATGAACGTGATGCCAACGAGTTGATGGGCCATCGTGACTTTGTGGATGAAGTCGATGACGTGCGCGATTCACTTCAGCAGGATCGCGACCGATTAGCGAGGCACAT is from Crateriforma conspicua and encodes:
- the csrA gene encoding carbon storage regulator CsrA, with the protein product MLVLSRKKNESIVINNDIKIVVVEIRGDKVRLGIEAPREVPVHRREVYDAIQKSMEAGDPTVEP
- a CDS encoding DUF2203 domain-containing protein, with the protein product MVHAVNPPTDPNRHPRSGRRDLIGASRIFTPEQANRTLPLVRQIVQDVMQLRLEIAALNQQLAGLNERDANELMGHRDFVDEVDDVRDSLQQDRDRLARHMDELAKLGVVMHDDAEGYVDFRAVLDRRIIHLCWHIDEPEIGYWHEANEVAAKRRCIEGRRFAEERN